Proteins encoded by one window of bacterium:
- the tsaD gene encoding tRNA (adenosine(37)-N6)-threonylcarbamoyltransferase complex transferase subunit TsaD, protein MILLGIESSCDESAAALIDGARVLSSVVSTQLVHRDWGGVVPELASREHLRVLPAVINAALAEAGLEIGDLAAVAATRGPGLPGSLLVGYHLGKCLAYARDLPFLGVNHMEGHIYASFVEEEPLLPCLVLVISGGHTQLVLMEEPRRYRIIGRTLDDAAGEAFDKVAKLLGLGWPGGPAIGRAAAGGDPAFLAYPRALAGREGFDFSFSGLKTAVLHSLRAQDAAWRAAHVSDICASFEQAVCDQLARGALRAAEATGARQLVLAGGVAANARLRAQLEAACATLGLPLALPPLAWCTDNAVMIARAAHGRLLRGERSPRHEDATPRFDLEQASTGTARRELT, encoded by the coding sequence ATGATCCTCCTCGGCATCGAGAGTTCCTGCGACGAAAGCGCCGCCGCCCTCATCGACGGGGCGCGGGTCCTGTCCAGCGTCGTCTCCACCCAGCTTGTCCACCGCGACTGGGGCGGCGTCGTGCCGGAACTGGCCAGCCGCGAACACCTGCGCGTCCTGCCCGCCGTCATCAACGCCGCGCTGGCCGAGGCCGGCCTGGAGATCGGAGACCTGGCGGCGGTGGCCGCCACCCGCGGGCCGGGCCTGCCCGGCAGCCTGCTCGTGGGCTACCATCTGGGCAAGTGCCTGGCCTATGCCCGCGACCTGCCTTTCCTGGGCGTCAACCACATGGAAGGGCACATCTACGCCAGCTTCGTCGAGGAGGAGCCCCTCCTGCCCTGCCTCGTGCTGGTCATCTCGGGCGGGCATACCCAGTTGGTGCTGATGGAGGAGCCGCGCCGTTACCGCATCATCGGCCGCACGCTGGACGACGCGGCGGGCGAGGCCTTCGACAAGGTGGCCAAGCTGCTGGGTCTGGGCTGGCCGGGAGGACCAGCCATCGGTCGCGCGGCGGCGGGGGGCGACCCCGCCTTCCTCGCCTATCCCCGCGCCCTGGCCGGGCGCGAGGGTTTCGACTTCTCCTTCAGCGGCCTCAAGACCGCCGTGCTGCACAGCCTGAGGGCCCAGGACGCGGCCTGGCGCGCGGCGCACGTGTCCGACATCTGCGCCTCCTTCGAGCAGGCCGTCTGCGACCAATTGGCGCGGGGGGCCCTGCGCGCCGCCGAGGCGACGGGCGCCCGCCAGCTGGTGCTGGCCGGGGGCGTGGCCGCCAACGCCCGCCTGCGCGCCCAGTTGGAGGCGGCCTGCGCCACCCTCGGCTTGCCCCTGGCCCTGCCGCCCCTGGCTTGGTGCACGGACAACGCCGTGATGATCGCCCGTGCCGCCCATGGCCGCCTGCTCCGCGGCGAGCGCAGTCCCCGGCACGAGGACGCCACCCCGCGCTTTGATCTGGAGCAGGCCTCCACCGGGACCGCCCGAAGGGAGCTGACGTGA
- a CDS encoding YbbR-like domain-containing protein, whose translation MRVLIVRLNKIITALTRHLQVKLVLLLLAAVSWFFVHTSEEMEIEFDLPLELQLDLAEGRTLVTRPPAEVQVLLRGKGRSLLVFALFGEGLVRVEGGRGGESVPLTSRHVELIGAVDLSVAGILPAILPLEVDRLETRRLPVRLKGRVEAGEGWVLTELPELNPGHVKVTGPRSVLDTLSQVETVLVELPARRRDVEEVVPLQRPWPSVDLEPAAVTLHAAVERRAERRFTGIPLRVLHLPAPLSVRPRQLALTVVGGEKALAAFDKDQIEAVLDFTRLAPDQREAPCRIIVPEGFSWTNPDPALFRILGKRSAPAAEAPDTLGPPAP comes from the coding sequence ATGAGAGTCCTGATCGTCCGCCTCAACAAGATCATCACCGCCCTCACCCGGCACCTGCAGGTCAAGCTCGTGCTTCTGCTGCTCGCCGCCGTCAGTTGGTTCTTCGTCCATACAAGCGAGGAGATGGAGATCGAGTTCGATCTGCCCCTCGAGTTGCAGCTTGACCTGGCCGAGGGTCGCACCCTGGTGACGCGCCCGCCCGCCGAGGTGCAGGTCCTCCTCCGCGGCAAGGGGCGCAGCCTGCTCGTCTTTGCCCTCTTCGGGGAGGGGCTGGTCCGGGTGGAGGGCGGCCGCGGCGGCGAGAGCGTCCCCCTCACCAGCCGGCACGTGGAGCTGATCGGGGCGGTGGACCTGAGCGTGGCCGGCATCCTGCCCGCCATCCTGCCCCTGGAGGTGGACCGCCTCGAGACACGCCGCCTGCCCGTCCGCCTCAAGGGAAGGGTGGAGGCCGGCGAAGGCTGGGTCTTGACCGAGTTGCCGGAGTTGAATCCCGGCCACGTCAAGGTGACGGGGCCGCGCAGCGTGCTGGACACCCTCAGCCAGGTCGAGACGGTGCTGGTCGAGCTGCCCGCGCGCCGGCGTGACGTGGAAGAGGTCGTTCCCCTCCAGCGGCCCTGGCCCTCCGTCGATCTCGAGCCGGCGGCCGTGACCCTCCACGCCGCCGTGGAGCGCCGCGCCGAGCGCCGCTTCACGGGGATCCCGCTGCGCGTCCTCCATTTGCCGGCGCCGCTCTCGGTCCGGCCGCGCCAGCTGGCCCTCACCGTCGTGGGCGGCGAAAAAGCCCTCGCCGCCTTCGACAAGGACCAGATCGAGGCCGTGCTCGACTTCACCCGCCTGGCGCCCGACCAGCGGGAGGCGCCCTGCCGCATCATCGTGCCGGAGGGCTTCAGCTGGACCAACCCCGATCCGGCCCTCTTCCGCATCCTGGGCAAGCGGAGCGCCCCGGCGGCCGAGGCGCCGGACACGCTGGGACCACCGGCTCCATGA